A region from the Stutzerimonas stutzeri genome encodes:
- the hupB gene encoding nucleoid-associated protein HU-beta has translation MNKSELIDAIAASADIPKAVAGRALDAVIESVTGALKAGDSVVLVGFGTFAVKERAARTGRNPQTGKPINIAAAKIPGFKAGKALKDAVN, from the coding sequence GTGAACAAGTCGGAACTGATCGATGCCATCGCTGCATCTGCTGATATCCCGAAAGCTGTTGCTGGCCGCGCGCTGGATGCAGTGATCGAATCCGTCACTGGCGCTCTGAAGGCTGGTGATTCCGTGGTGCTGGTTGGTTTCGGTACTTTCGCTGTCAAGGAACGCGCTGCTCGCACCGGCCGTAACCCGCAGACTGGCAAGCCGATCAACATCGCTGCGGCCAAGATCCCGGGTTTCAAAGCTGGCAAGGCTCTGAAAGACGCTGTTAACTAA
- a CDS encoding SurA N-terminal domain-containing protein has protein sequence MLQNIRDNSQGWIAKTIIGIIVMLLALTGFDAIFNAASNSRNAAEVNGEDISLNELNQAMNMQRRQLAQQLGGDFDPSLLDDKLVRESSLRALIDRTLLLQGARDADFAFSEAALDQLILQTPEFTVDGTFNAARFDQVIQQMGYTRLQFRQLLKQEMLIGQLRAGISGSGFVTDKQIEAFARLEQQTRDFATITVPANTTAVEVSDDEAREFYEQNTDRFRSPEQVVLEYVELNKESFFDQVEVSDEAIQDLYKQRIANLAEQRRAAHILIEASDADAKAKIEQVAKRLAAGEDFAALAKEVSEDPGSANEGGDLGFAGPGVYDPAFEKALYALDKGQVSAPVRSEFGWHLIKLLDVQSPEVPSLESMKPELVRELKAQQVEQRFVEASKQLEDTAFESSDLAQPAQELGLTVQTSEPFGREGGAGVAANRQVIQAAFSDEVLIDGANSSVIELDPDTVVVVRAKEHLQPEVLAFDAVKSDIVAQLQRSKAADQAKEAGEQLISTLRDGGQVDKQWQSVEAASRNQEGVEPVVLQQVFRMPKPTSNDKPTYGSVRLADGDYVVIRLSGVSEPTTELSAEDKQNYRRFLASRSGQQDFAAYREMLHAEAKIETY, from the coding sequence ATGCTTCAGAACATCAGGGACAATTCACAAGGCTGGATTGCCAAAACCATCATCGGCATCATCGTCATGCTGCTGGCGTTGACAGGCTTCGATGCCATCTTCAACGCGGCGAGCAACAGTCGAAACGCGGCCGAGGTCAATGGCGAGGACATCTCGCTGAACGAGCTCAACCAGGCAATGAACATGCAACGTCGGCAGTTGGCTCAGCAGCTGGGCGGTGACTTCGACCCCTCGCTGCTGGACGACAAGCTGGTGCGTGAGTCATCCCTGCGCGCACTGATCGACCGCACATTGTTGTTGCAGGGCGCACGAGATGCCGATTTCGCGTTCTCTGAAGCGGCGCTTGATCAACTGATTCTGCAGACGCCGGAATTCACCGTAGACGGCACGTTCAATGCGGCACGGTTCGATCAGGTCATCCAGCAGATGGGTTACACCAGGCTCCAGTTTCGTCAGTTGCTAAAGCAGGAGATGCTGATTGGGCAGCTGCGTGCGGGCATTTCCGGTTCTGGTTTCGTCACCGATAAGCAGATCGAGGCGTTCGCTCGTCTGGAACAGCAAACCCGCGACTTCGCGACGATAACCGTGCCTGCGAACACGACCGCTGTCGAGGTAAGCGATGACGAGGCGCGCGAATTCTACGAGCAGAACACCGATCGTTTTCGCTCACCGGAGCAGGTTGTTCTCGAGTACGTCGAGCTGAACAAGGAGTCGTTCTTCGATCAGGTCGAGGTGTCGGATGAGGCGATCCAGGACCTCTACAAGCAGCGCATCGCCAACCTGGCAGAGCAGCGCCGTGCCGCGCATATTCTGATCGAGGCCAGCGACGCCGACGCCAAGGCAAAAATCGAGCAGGTCGCCAAGCGATTGGCTGCGGGCGAGGATTTCGCAGCGCTGGCCAAGGAAGTCTCCGAGGATCCGGGCTCGGCCAATGAAGGAGGCGATCTCGGATTTGCCGGGCCAGGTGTCTATGACCCCGCGTTCGAAAAGGCCTTGTATGCGCTCGACAAAGGCCAGGTATCAGCACCGGTACGGTCCGAGTTTGGCTGGCACCTCATCAAACTGTTGGACGTGCAATCGCCCGAGGTCCCGTCGCTTGAGAGCATGAAGCCCGAGCTGGTGCGTGAGCTCAAGGCGCAGCAGGTGGAACAGCGCTTTGTCGAGGCGAGCAAACAGCTGGAGGACACTGCGTTCGAATCATCCGACCTTGCCCAGCCGGCCCAGGAGCTGGGTCTGACCGTTCAGACCAGCGAGCCTTTCGGTCGGGAGGGTGGTGCAGGCGTTGCGGCCAATAGGCAGGTCATCCAGGCCGCGTTTAGCGATGAAGTGCTGATCGATGGTGCCAATAGCAGTGTCATCGAGCTGGACCCTGATACGGTCGTCGTGGTGCGAGCAAAGGAACATCTTCAGCCCGAAGTGCTGGCCTTCGATGCGGTGAAAAGCGACATCGTCGCTCAGTTGCAGCGCAGCAAAGCCGCTGATCAGGCGAAAGAAGCGGGGGAGCAGCTGATCAGTACGCTCCGCGATGGCGGGCAGGTCGATAAGCAATGGCAGTCGGTCGAAGCCGCTTCGCGCAATCAGGAAGGTGTCGAGCCCGTAGTGCTGCAGCAAGTGTTTCGGATGCCGAAGCCGACTTCGAACGACAAGCCCACATACGGCAGTGTCCGTCTCGCTGATGGTGACTACGTAGTGATTCGCCTGAGTGGGGTTAGTGAGCCCACAACCGAACTCTCGGCTGAAGATAAGCAGAACTACCGTCGGTTCCTGGCGTCGCGCAGTGGTCAGCAGGACTTTGCCGCCTACAGGGAGATGCTGCACGCCGAGGCGAAGATCGAAACGTATTGA
- the fabI gene encoding enoyl-ACP reductase FabI: MGFLTGKRVLIVGVASKLSIASGIAAAMHREGAELAFTYQNEKLKGRVEEFAASWGSGPELCFPCDVASDDEIGKVFEELGKKWDGLDGIVHSVGFAPGDQLDGDFTDVTTREGFRIAHDISAYSLVALAKAGRPMMKGRNGSILTLSYLGAERTMPNYNVMGMAKASLEAGVRYLAVSLGPEGTRVNAVSAGPIRTLAASGIKSFRKMLAANEKQTPLRRNVTIEEVGNAGAFLCSDLASGISGEILYVDGGFNTTAMGAMED, translated from the coding sequence ATGGGTTTTCTTACCGGTAAGCGCGTATTGATCGTCGGCGTCGCCAGCAAACTGTCGATCGCCTCCGGCATCGCCGCGGCCATGCACCGTGAGGGCGCCGAACTGGCTTTCACCTATCAGAACGAGAAGCTCAAGGGCCGCGTTGAAGAGTTCGCGGCAAGTTGGGGCTCGGGCCCTGAGCTGTGCTTTCCGTGCGACGTAGCCAGCGACGACGAAATTGGCAAGGTCTTCGAAGAGCTGGGCAAGAAATGGGACGGCCTGGACGGTATCGTCCACTCGGTGGGATTCGCCCCGGGCGACCAGCTGGACGGCGACTTCACAGACGTCACTACGCGTGAAGGCTTCCGTATCGCCCATGACATCAGTGCCTACAGCCTGGTTGCGCTGGCGAAGGCCGGCCGGCCGATGATGAAAGGCCGTAACGGCAGCATCCTGACGCTTTCCTATCTCGGTGCCGAGCGCACCATGCCGAACTACAACGTGATGGGCATGGCCAAAGCCAGCCTCGAGGCCGGCGTTCGCTACCTCGCAGTCAGCCTTGGCCCAGAAGGCACGCGTGTCAACGCGGTATCCGCCGGCCCTATCCGCACCCTGGCGGCGTCTGGAATCAAGAGCTTCCGCAAAATGCTGGCGGCCAACGAGAAGCAGACCCCGCTGCGCCGCAATGTCACCATCGAAGAAGTCGGCAATGCCGGCGCGTTTCTCTGCTCCGACCTGGCATCAGGTATCAGCGGTGAGATTCTTTATGTCGACGGCGGCTTCAACACCACCGCCATGGGCGCGATGGAAGACTGA